A window of the Natronomonas salina genome harbors these coding sequences:
- a CDS encoding helix-turn-helix domain-containing protein, with product MATEATFTVPADQFPLGTVFEQLPDVTVELERIIPARDVVIPYFWVRGTDVDDIEGAFTDHPGVEAIQFVDAVDDEHLLRVEWAVDYVDVLSVLTETDIALIEATGTNKEWNFEIRGDDRNDIAAFQSRCRELDIPIRLTELHALQPVETGTEAALTDTQQEALVLAYERGYYESPREVTLQELGDELDISPQAVASRLRRGTNQVLGNTLLDVTTPSR from the coding sequence ATGGCTACTGAAGCGACGTTCACGGTACCTGCCGACCAATTTCCCTTGGGTACCGTCTTCGAACAATTACCGGACGTGACCGTCGAACTGGAGCGGATCATCCCCGCGCGGGACGTGGTGATTCCCTACTTCTGGGTTCGGGGAACGGACGTCGATGATATCGAGGGGGCGTTCACTGACCATCCAGGCGTGGAAGCGATCCAGTTCGTCGATGCCGTCGATGACGAGCACTTGCTGCGCGTCGAATGGGCGGTCGACTACGTCGACGTGCTCAGCGTGCTGACCGAGACCGACATCGCACTCATCGAGGCCACTGGGACAAACAAAGAGTGGAACTTCGAGATCCGTGGGGACGATCGCAACGACATCGCAGCGTTCCAGTCTCGCTGTCGGGAGTTAGACATCCCAATCAGGCTGACCGAGCTGCACGCACTTCAGCCGGTCGAGACGGGTACCGAGGCAGCACTCACTGACACCCAGCAGGAAGCACTGGTGCTCGCCTACGAGCGTGGCTACTACGAATCCCCTCGCGAGGTGACACTGCAGGAACTCGGAGATGAACTCGACATTTCACCGCAAGCCGTCGCGTCTCGCCTCCGACGTGGCACTAACCAGGTCCTCGGGAACACGCTCTTGGACGTAACGACACCGTCTCGATAA
- a CDS encoding DUF7344 domain-containing protein, with protein sequence MSEGSTASHPVLDLSGHRYRRIILAALADEQRPLTVNDLTKAIIKHNDNISVMEIPEGRLSELQLLLHHVHLPKIESTRLITYNQDRGLVEPTEQLDRLQPQISTLIEADSAIESPVEL encoded by the coding sequence ATGAGCGAGGGTTCGACTGCATCTCACCCAGTCCTTGACCTCAGTGGGCATCGGTATCGTCGTATCATTCTCGCAGCACTCGCAGACGAGCAGCGACCCCTGACGGTGAACGATCTTACGAAGGCCATCATCAAACACAACGACAACATATCCGTGATGGAGATTCCGGAGGGGCGCCTCTCAGAGTTGCAGCTCTTGCTTCATCACGTTCACCTCCCGAAGATCGAATCGACCCGACTCATCACCTATAATCAGGATCGGGGACTGGTGGAGCCGACCGAGCAGCTCGACCGACTGCAGCCACAGATCTCGACGCTCATCGAAGCAGACTCCGCGATAGAATCGCCTGTAGAGCTCTAA
- a CDS encoding PadR family transcriptional regulator: MYDLTAFQRDLLYVTNGLDEPHGLAIRDELENYYEIEVHHGRLYPNLDTLVEKGLVEKSDLDARSNVYTVTRRGRREIEARANWIAQYVD; the protein is encoded by the coding sequence ATGTACGATCTCACAGCATTTCAACGGGACCTGCTCTATGTGACTAACGGGCTTGATGAGCCACACGGACTCGCCATCAGAGACGAGTTGGAGAACTACTATGAGATAGAGGTCCATCACGGACGTCTCTACCCGAACCTGGATACTCTCGTCGAGAAGGGTCTCGTTGAGAAGAGTGACCTCGATGCTCGGTCGAACGTCTATACGGTGACGCGTCGTGGCCGGCGGGAAATTGAAGCACGGGCGAACTGGATTGCCCAATACGTCGACTGA
- a CDS encoding redoxin domain-containing protein, translated as MEIGDQAPSFALPGTEGHETSLYTLDDHIASGVAILLFYPFDFSPICTTELCEFRDAEFLEFTPNVDVLAISTDSVYAHREFINRYDLPFPLLSDNSGDVSAEYGLKYDEYEQHEAVTQRALIVIDDTQEIVYTWTEDDASAEFDIAVLDDVRKNVDIFPSQN; from the coding sequence ATGGAGATTGGTGACCAAGCACCCAGCTTCGCACTCCCAGGGACAGAGGGCCATGAGACATCCCTGTACACGCTGGATGACCATATCGCCAGTGGTGTGGCCATCCTGCTGTTCTATCCGTTCGACTTCAGCCCCATTTGCACTACAGAACTCTGTGAATTTAGAGACGCTGAATTCCTCGAGTTCACACCAAACGTCGACGTCCTCGCCATCTCGACCGACAGTGTCTATGCCCATCGAGAATTCATCAACCGCTACGACCTCCCCTTCCCGCTGCTGAGCGATAACTCCGGAGACGTCAGCGCTGAATACGGCCTGAAGTACGACGAGTACGAACAGCACGAAGCCGTCACGCAACGTGCCCTCATTGTCATCGACGACACTCAGGAAATCGTGTACACATGGACGGAAGACGACGCAAGCGCAGAATTTGATATCGCTGTCCTAGACGACGTTCGTAAAAACGTTGATATATTCCCTTCTCAAAATTGA
- a CDS encoding ATP-binding protein, with protein MSDRASSTDSRVELLAELEDREGTLQQVSDVIANTDQPFIAQVEELLAVVREAVGTEYATFSFVDDTTYVFEALDAPTDVELEAGTSVPLSELPNCKHVIETEETLVIEDVEADAPELADSTWGIACYLGTPVYADDGVYGTFCFYGMNPRDEEFSEWDVTVIELLSNWLSAELERREREQSIRDAKLQMEAAAEAGAVGTWEWSIPDDEFVTGPSFAKKFGVDPDAAREGVSLERFVSSIHEEDRERVERKIDAAVESCGEYEAEYRVWNEAGERRWVLARGHVECADDGTPRTFPGALIDITERKKDEQLLKALNDRLRATNERLENFAHAASHDLQEPLRMVSTYLQLLETRHGDELSEEAHEFLGYAVDGADRMREMVDSLLAYSRVEGAGSRFTAVDLNDVIADVQTDLQQLIEESEGEVVVEELPCVEGDVNQLRQVFQNLLENAIQYSGDDPPHVHISVEAERESEVVVSISDEGIGIDSDDQDRIFDVFERLHPHGEHRSTGIGLALCERIVERHGGEIWVESEPGEGSTFFVSLST; from the coding sequence ATGAGTGACCGGGCTTCCTCTACCGATTCTCGAGTAGAACTTCTAGCTGAACTTGAGGATCGCGAAGGGACCCTCCAACAGGTTTCAGACGTCATCGCCAATACCGACCAGCCGTTTATCGCACAGGTTGAAGAACTCTTAGCAGTCGTCCGGGAGGCCGTCGGCACGGAATATGCGACATTCTCTTTTGTTGACGATACTACATATGTATTTGAGGCCCTGGACGCCCCAACGGACGTTGAATTGGAGGCCGGGACATCGGTTCCGCTCTCGGAGCTTCCGAACTGCAAGCACGTCATCGAAACCGAAGAAACGCTCGTCATCGAAGACGTCGAAGCAGATGCTCCAGAGTTAGCAGACTCAACGTGGGGGATCGCGTGTTATCTTGGGACCCCCGTGTACGCTGACGACGGCGTCTATGGAACGTTCTGCTTTTACGGGATGAATCCCCGCGACGAGGAGTTCTCCGAATGGGACGTGACGGTCATCGAACTACTCAGTAACTGGCTGAGTGCCGAACTCGAACGGCGAGAACGCGAACAGTCGATCCGCGATGCGAAACTGCAGATGGAGGCAGCGGCCGAGGCCGGTGCCGTCGGCACGTGGGAGTGGAGTATCCCCGACGACGAGTTCGTTACAGGCCCGTCATTCGCCAAGAAGTTCGGAGTCGATCCTGACGCAGCACGCGAGGGTGTCTCACTGGAGCGGTTCGTCTCCTCCATCCATGAGGAAGACCGCGAACGGGTCGAACGAAAAATCGACGCGGCCGTCGAGTCGTGCGGAGAGTACGAGGCGGAGTACCGTGTCTGGAACGAAGCGGGCGAACGTCGGTGGGTCCTCGCTCGCGGCCATGTGGAGTGTGCCGACGACGGGACCCCACGCACGTTCCCTGGGGCGCTGATCGACATCACCGAGCGGAAGAAGGATGAACAACTACTCAAGGCCCTGAATGACCGTCTCCGGGCGACGAACGAACGGCTCGAAAACTTCGCTCACGCAGCATCGCATGACCTCCAGGAACCGCTTCGGATGGTCTCCACGTACCTCCAGTTGCTCGAAACTCGCCATGGGGACGAGTTGAGCGAAGAGGCCCACGAATTCCTCGGATACGCGGTCGACGGCGCTGATCGAATGCGCGAGATGGTCGATAGCCTACTCGCTTATTCACGGGTGGAAGGGGCGGGATCGAGGTTCACAGCCGTCGATCTGAACGACGTGATAGCGGATGTCCAAACCGATCTCCAGCAGCTGATCGAGGAGAGTGAGGGTGAGGTCGTCGTCGAAGAGCTCCCATGTGTCGAAGGGGATGTCAACCAACTCCGACAAGTGTTCCAGAATCTCCTGGAGAACGCGATTCAATACAGTGGGGACGATCCACCACACGTCCACATTTCGGTTGAGGCCGAGAGGGAGTCGGAGGTAGTGGTATCGATCAGCGACGAAGGGATAGGGATTGATTCTGACGACCAGGACCGTATCTTCGACGTGTTTGAACGGCTTCATCCACACGGGGAGCACCGTAGCACCGGCATCGGTCTCGCTCTCTGTGAACGAATTGTCGAGCGCCATGGTGGTGAGATATGGGTCGAATCCGAGCCTGGTGAAGGATCGACATTCTTCGTTTCTCTATCGACGTGA
- a CDS encoding sensor histidine kinase, translating to MRNVGGSLTALNGRRLLFALGGLYLALAAGWPLLVPGNPPLANIEVVGIIVGGSGLGLLVAAYWLPRSDIHPDSFPTILRWCLGAIGAMFAILLLVAGIAGLTNVIENILILTSLASLAGLGIGFQNAKAYTRALNAEERRREAERYSRELERYETIVETVHDGIFVADHNDTFTLVNDAYTELVGYDRQTLLGSNVSLVVSGDIETLAAEFEAETQANPEKAGTFEATLETASGERIETEATVARLPQQAGEGPDYVVVVRDVTTRNERKRALEQANERLKSSNERLEHFAYAASHDLKEPLRMVSSYLRLVQRRADDELSDETREYLEYAVDGADRMGAMIDGLLQYSRVETRGNAFEPVDLNDVVADVRSDLDVRISESDAAITVEELPTVAGDEHQLRQVFQNLITNAIVYSGDDRPRISIDTERSGDMWTVSVRDHGIGIEPEYQDKIFEVFQRLHAESEYSGSGIGLALCERIIERHGGTINVDSEPGEGATFSFSLPAVSQVASKSGAGDLSDDG from the coding sequence ATGCGGAATGTAGGTGGAAGCCTGACAGCACTCAATGGTCGTCGCCTCCTATTCGCGCTCGGTGGGCTCTACCTCGCTCTCGCCGCCGGCTGGCCACTCCTCGTCCCTGGCAATCCGCCACTCGCGAACATCGAAGTCGTCGGAATCATCGTCGGCGGCTCCGGCCTCGGCTTACTCGTAGCAGCCTACTGGCTCCCCCGCAGCGACATCCACCCCGATAGCTTCCCCACGATTCTCAGATGGTGTCTCGGCGCAATCGGCGCTATGTTCGCTATCTTACTTCTCGTCGCGGGCATTGCCGGTCTCACCAACGTCATCGAGAACATCCTCATCCTCACCAGCCTCGCGAGCCTCGCCGGCCTTGGCATCGGTTTCCAGAACGCGAAGGCATACACACGGGCGCTGAACGCCGAGGAGCGACGCCGGGAAGCCGAACGCTACAGCCGGGAGCTCGAACGCTACGAGACCATCGTCGAAACCGTCCACGACGGCATCTTCGTTGCCGACCACAACGATACGTTCACCCTCGTCAACGACGCGTACACAGAACTCGTCGGGTACGACCGCCAGACCCTCCTCGGCTCAAACGTCTCCCTCGTCGTTAGCGGAGACATCGAAACTTTGGCCGCTGAGTTCGAAGCTGAAACGCAGGCCAACCCGGAAAAGGCGGGAACGTTCGAGGCAACGCTCGAAACCGCGTCTGGCGAACGTATCGAAACGGAAGCTACTGTCGCGCGCCTGCCACAGCAGGCGGGAGAGGGTCCAGACTACGTCGTCGTCGTCCGCGATGTCACCACTCGCAATGAACGCAAGCGCGCCCTCGAGCAGGCGAATGAGCGACTCAAGTCCTCGAATGAACGTCTCGAACACTTCGCCTATGCGGCATCACATGATTTGAAAGAGCCGCTCCGGATGGTCTCGAGTTATCTGCGATTGGTCCAGCGCCGAGCCGATGACGAACTGTCCGACGAAACCAGGGAGTACCTCGAATACGCTGTCGATGGCGCCGACCGGATGGGCGCGATGATCGACGGTCTCCTCCAGTATTCACGCGTCGAGACGCGTGGCAATGCGTTTGAACCGGTCGATTTGAACGACGTCGTGGCCGACGTCCGATCCGACCTTGACGTCCGAATCAGCGAGAGCGACGCTGCGATCACCGTCGAAGAGTTACCGACTGTTGCCGGGGACGAACATCAACTTCGCCAGGTCTTCCAGAACCTCATAACCAACGCGATTGTGTACAGCGGAGACGACCGGCCTCGAATCTCCATTGACACCGAGCGAAGCGGCGACATGTGGACGGTCTCGGTTCGGGATCACGGAATCGGTATCGAGCCAGAGTACCAGGACAAGATCTTCGAGGTCTTCCAGCGTCTACACGCGGAAAGTGAGTACTCGGGGTCAGGTATCGGATTAGCGCTCTGTGAACGGATCATCGAACGGCATGGTGGCACTATCAATGTGGACTCCGAGCCTGGGGAAGGAGCAACGTTTTCGTTTTCACTACCAGCTGTCTCTCAGGTAGCGTCAAAATCTGGTGCTGGTGATTTGTCGGATGACGGTTGA
- a CDS encoding SHOCT domain-containing protein, with protein MATENDLVRILLVVVAVVVLLPFLMMALMMPMMGVWGWGHMADSGMWGNADGTWMWILMWVVMLAVIGGVGYLIYRLVRRSAKDVSDPAIEELRAAYARGDLSDDEFESRRERLKRD; from the coding sequence ATGGCCACGGAGAACGATCTGGTACGGATTTTGCTGGTCGTGGTCGCCGTCGTCGTGCTCCTCCCATTCCTGATGATGGCACTCATGATGCCGATGATGGGGGTCTGGGGCTGGGGGCACATGGCCGACAGCGGCATGTGGGGGAACGCAGACGGGACGTGGATGTGGATTCTGATGTGGGTGGTGATGCTCGCCGTCATCGGGGGCGTCGGCTACCTCATCTACCGGCTGGTACGCCGGTCGGCCAAGGACGTCTCCGACCCTGCCATTGAGGAACTCCGAGCAGCGTACGCTCGCGGCGACCTCTCAGACGACGAATTCGAGAGCCGGCGGGAGAGATTGAAGCGAGACTGA
- a CDS encoding copper-translocating P-type ATPase: MGDREQGSRDDHEQGVSSDAAEEGETSEEPRTEQSLIEDEAEPRHARREVEAKHDHEGHGGHGDTHGDHGGMHAGHEEMFRRRFFVSTLLSIPVLLYSETLQAWLGFSVPAFPGSEWISPVFAVIVFAYGGVPFLRMAVPELKDRSPGMMTLISMAITVAFVYSLASVAFPTQSAFFWELVTLIDIMLLGHWIEMRSVRRASSALDELAKLMPDTAERVTDDGETEEVPVHKLTEGDLVLVRPGGSVPADGVVEEGDSDVSEAMITGESMPVSKEPGDEVIGGTVNGDGSLRVRIDATGEDTALAGIMRLVEEAQQSKSKTQMLADRAAGWLFYVALAAAVVTAVAWTVAVQFNAEVIERVVTVLVIACPHALGLAVPLVVAINTSLAARNGMLIRDRIAMERARELDTVIFDKTGTLTEGEHGVVGIETTDGIEETEALELAAAVEGDSEHMIARAIREAAHERGVTAPDAMGFEALKGRGVRATVRGETVHVGGPNLLTQLDRDVPSNLQTFANKAGANAQTVVYLVREGEPVAAFAMADVVREESYRVVEALHELDIEVAMLTGDSADVAEAVAEDLGIDTVFAEVLPEDKDKKVQELQDQGKLVAMVGDGVNDAPALTRADVGIAIGSGTDVAVQSAGIILVQNNPMDVARLVKLSQASYRKMKENLVWAAGYNIFAIPLAAGVLAPWGILLSPAVGALLMSLSTVIVAINAQFLRRVDLDIPSLPEVSPPRDTSPTG, encoded by the coding sequence ATGGGCGACAGGGAACAAGGTTCGCGCGACGACCATGAGCAGGGTGTAAGTAGCGACGCCGCCGAGGAGGGTGAGACCTCCGAGGAACCACGGACGGAACAGTCGCTGATCGAGGACGAGGCCGAACCGCGCCACGCGCGTCGGGAGGTGGAGGCCAAACATGACCACGAGGGTCACGGCGGCCACGGGGACACCCACGGAGACCACGGCGGGATGCACGCCGGCCACGAGGAGATGTTCCGCCGACGCTTCTTCGTCTCGACACTGCTGTCGATTCCTGTCCTCCTCTACAGCGAGACTCTGCAAGCGTGGCTGGGGTTCTCGGTCCCGGCGTTCCCCGGGAGCGAATGGATCAGTCCCGTCTTTGCGGTGATAGTCTTCGCATACGGTGGCGTCCCGTTCCTCCGGATGGCCGTCCCCGAGTTGAAGGACCGTTCGCCGGGCATGATGACCCTCATCTCAATGGCTATCACCGTCGCATTCGTCTACAGCCTGGCGAGCGTTGCGTTCCCGACGCAGTCGGCCTTCTTCTGGGAGCTGGTGACACTGATCGACATCATGCTGCTGGGCCACTGGATCGAGATGCGGTCGGTCCGGCGGGCCTCCAGTGCGCTCGACGAGCTGGCGAAGCTGATGCCCGACACCGCCGAGCGCGTCACTGACGACGGCGAGACCGAGGAGGTCCCCGTACACAAACTGACGGAGGGTGACCTCGTGCTCGTCCGTCCCGGCGGGAGCGTGCCGGCGGACGGGGTCGTCGAGGAGGGTGACTCCGACGTCAGCGAGGCGATGATCACCGGCGAGTCCATGCCAGTCTCGAAGGAGCCCGGCGACGAGGTGATCGGCGGCACCGTCAACGGCGACGGGAGTCTCCGGGTGCGGATCGATGCGACTGGCGAGGACACGGCGTTGGCCGGCATCATGCGACTGGTGGAAGAGGCCCAGCAGAGCAAGTCTAAAACGCAGATGCTCGCCGACCGAGCGGCGGGCTGGCTCTTCTACGTCGCGCTGGCCGCAGCAGTCGTGACTGCCGTCGCCTGGACCGTCGCGGTACAGTTCAACGCCGAAGTCATCGAGCGCGTCGTCACGGTATTGGTCATCGCTTGTCCCCACGCGCTCGGGTTGGCGGTTCCGCTAGTCGTCGCCATCAACACGTCGCTTGCCGCGCGCAACGGGATGCTCATCCGGGACCGCATCGCCATGGAACGGGCGCGGGAACTCGACACGGTCATCTTCGATAAGACTGGGACGCTCACCGAGGGCGAACACGGCGTCGTCGGCATCGAGACGACCGACGGCATCGAAGAGACGGAGGCGCTCGAACTCGCCGCCGCCGTCGAAGGCGACTCCGAGCACATGATCGCCCGCGCCATCCGGGAGGCGGCCCACGAGCGCGGGGTTACGGCGCCCGATGCGATGGGCTTCGAGGCGCTGAAGGGCCGCGGCGTGCGGGCGACCGTTCGCGGCGAAACCGTCCACGTCGGCGGGCCAAACCTCCTGACACAACTCGATCGTGACGTTCCCTCTAACCTACAGACATTCGCAAACAAGGCGGGTGCGAACGCCCAGACGGTCGTCTATCTCGTCCGTGAAGGCGAGCCAGTTGCGGCGTTCGCCATGGCCGACGTCGTCCGCGAGGAGAGTTACCGGGTCGTCGAGGCACTACACGAGTTAGACATCGAGGTGGCGATGCTGACTGGCGACTCGGCGGACGTCGCCGAGGCTGTCGCCGAGGACCTCGGTATCGACACCGTGTTCGCGGAGGTCCTGCCCGAGGACAAGGACAAGAAAGTACAGGAACTGCAGGACCAGGGGAAGCTGGTGGCGATGGTCGGCGACGGTGTCAACGATGCACCGGCGCTCACACGGGCCGATGTCGGCATCGCGATCGGCAGCGGGACGGATGTCGCCGTCCAGTCGGCGGGCATCATTCTCGTCCAGAACAACCCGATGGACGTCGCCCGGTTAGTGAAACTGAGCCAGGCGAGTTACCGGAAGATGAAGGAGAACCTCGTGTGGGCGGCCGGCTACAACATCTTTGCCATCCCGCTGGCCGCGGGCGTCCTCGCGCCGTGGGGGATCCTCCTCTCTCCGGCCGTTGGGGCGTTGCTCATGTCGCTGAGTACGGTCATCGTTGCGATTAACGCACAGTTCCTGCGACGGGTCGACCTGGACATCCCGAGTCTCCCGGAGGTGTCACCGCCGCGCGATACGTCGCCGACCGGCTGA
- a CDS encoding DoxX family protein, with product MSETNAHDTTFQSTLAGVTVEGRAHPLSAWFVLALRLVIGFAFLYSGAEKVLVGFDAQGYLLNVAAQNGNPLEEMFLWMGQTDWFVAFVNIAVPWGEVAIGLGLMVGLLTRLAAFFGALMMLLFYFGNWDMAHGPINADFMYMLVFLSVAAFGAGRILGLDQYVEQYEVDGQPLIEKYPRLEYVLG from the coding sequence ATGTCAGAGACAAACGCACACGACACGACGTTCCAGTCAACACTCGCGGGCGTAACCGTCGAGGGTCGCGCCCACCCGCTGAGTGCCTGGTTCGTGCTCGCGTTGCGCCTCGTCATCGGGTTCGCGTTCTTATACTCGGGCGCGGAGAAGGTCCTCGTCGGATTCGACGCGCAGGGGTACCTCCTGAACGTCGCCGCCCAGAACGGCAACCCACTCGAGGAGATGTTCCTCTGGATGGGCCAGACCGATTGGTTCGTCGCGTTCGTCAACATCGCCGTCCCGTGGGGCGAAGTGGCCATCGGCCTCGGCCTCATGGTCGGACTGTTGACGCGGTTGGCCGCGTTCTTCGGCGCGCTCATGATGCTGTTGTTCTACTTCGGGAACTGGGACATGGCCCACGGCCCCATCAACGCCGACTTCATGTACATGCTCGTGTTCCTGTCGGTCGCTGCCTTCGGTGCCGGCCGCATCCTCGGGCTTGATCAGTACGTTGAGCAGTACGAGGTCGACGGCCAGCCACTGATTGAGAAGTATCCTCGGCTCGAGTACGTCCTCGGCTGA
- a CDS encoding universal stress protein, translating to MYERILIPTDGSDVAETAIDQALDLAERYGAEVHALFVVDTDSLSLTLGGEQLDRIEQGRFDEMEEVKAKAEEATGYVAERASERGLDVVEHVSAGRPHEMVAQYAEGHGIDLVVMGSHGRSGVRRALLGSVTERVLRGTDVPVLVVDAREKK from the coding sequence ATGTACGAACGAATACTTATTCCCACGGACGGCAGCGACGTCGCGGAAACAGCCATCGACCAGGCACTCGATCTCGCCGAGCGGTACGGTGCGGAGGTACACGCCCTGTTCGTCGTCGACACCGATTCGCTGAGCCTGACGCTCGGGGGCGAACAGCTGGACCGCATCGAGCAGGGCCGGTTCGATGAGATGGAGGAGGTGAAAGCTAAGGCCGAGGAGGCGACCGGCTATGTCGCCGAGCGCGCTAGCGAGCGTGGCCTGGATGTTGTCGAGCACGTCTCGGCGGGGCGGCCTCATGAGATGGTCGCGCAGTACGCCGAAGGCCACGGTATCGATTTGGTGGTGATGGGCAGCCATGGCCGCTCGGGCGTCCGGCGAGCATTGCTCGGAAGTGTTACCGAGCGGGTCCTCCGCGGGACCGACGTCCCAGTACTGGTCGTCGACGCACGCGAGAAAAAATAG
- a CDS encoding universal stress protein: MHERILVPTDGSKGTAHVAMQALDLGEQYGATVHFLYVVDSNAGAVLADASGTEAKLREVGERAVATLEELAEAYDVATVSEIRAGDPAEEILAYGDDVDADLVVMGTHGRSGIERRLIGSVAERVVRHSEQPVMTVRLSETDRTVTNESQAIDIVDEALREAGYRDIDVAGADQQRHVWVVEATADGSAYNVYVDPVTQRTSVVRRSDERVLPEN; the protein is encoded by the coding sequence ATGCACGAACGCATACTGGTCCCGACCGACGGGAGTAAAGGTACCGCCCACGTTGCGATGCAGGCGCTGGACCTCGGTGAACAGTATGGGGCGACGGTCCACTTCCTCTATGTAGTGGACTCGAACGCCGGTGCGGTGCTGGCAGACGCATCGGGGACAGAAGCGAAACTTCGGGAAGTCGGCGAGCGGGCAGTCGCGACCCTCGAAGAGCTGGCCGAGGCCTACGATGTCGCGACGGTCTCCGAGATACGGGCGGGCGACCCTGCAGAGGAAATCCTCGCGTACGGGGACGACGTTGACGCCGACCTCGTCGTCATGGGGACGCATGGCCGGTCGGGCATCGAGCGACGGCTCATCGGTAGCGTCGCCGAGCGCGTCGTTCGCCACTCGGAACAACCCGTGATGACCGTCCGGCTCTCGGAAACCGACCGGACGGTGACTAACGAGTCCCAAGCCATCGACATCGTTGACGAGGCGCTCCGTGAGGCCGGATACCGCGACATCGACGTGGCCGGCGCCGATCAGCAGCGCCATGTCTGGGTTGTCGAAGCTACGGCTGACGGGTCCGCCTACAACGTGTATGTCGACCCTGTCACCCAGCGGACTAGCGTCGTCCGCCGGTCAGACGAACGGGTGCTCCCCGAGAACTAG
- a CDS encoding electron transfer flavoprotein subunit beta/FixA family protein: MTDHPTIVVGIKQVPDDDEVSIDPDTGRLDRSSAPAVLNRPDRNALEAALGIRDEVGGRVVAMTMGPPPAAEVLEVAVAMGCDDGVLVSDVAFGGSDTWPTSLTLARTVEYLDGDIVVCGEETTDSSTGQVPPGIAAHLGWAQLTYVEELEPLPETGQLAARRDVEGGYERVIADLPVVVAVAFGENHPRPAGLHRKIYAETEFEPVTLDADDLGIDENTVGLAASPTQVGGMDTIEGVERERVTVGTVDELIDELAGTEVLP, translated from the coding sequence ATGACCGATCATCCAACCATCGTCGTCGGAATCAAGCAGGTTCCGGACGACGACGAAGTCAGCATCGACCCGGACACCGGGCGACTCGACCGGTCGAGCGCGCCCGCGGTCCTGAACCGGCCCGACCGGAATGCACTGGAGGCGGCACTCGGAATCCGCGACGAGGTCGGCGGGCGCGTCGTCGCTATGACGATGGGGCCGCCGCCTGCCGCAGAGGTCCTTGAGGTGGCCGTCGCGATGGGCTGCGACGACGGTGTCCTCGTCTCTGACGTCGCCTTCGGTGGCAGCGACACGTGGCCAACGAGCCTTACGCTCGCCCGCACGGTCGAATACCTCGACGGCGACATCGTCGTCTGTGGCGAGGAGACAACGGACTCCTCAACGGGCCAGGTACCGCCGGGCATCGCTGCCCACCTAGGGTGGGCACAGCTCACCTATGTTGAGGAACTGGAGCCGCTCCCAGAGACGGGCCAGCTGGCCGCGCGACGCGACGTCGAGGGCGGCTACGAACGGGTCATCGCTGACCTCCCAGTCGTCGTCGCCGTCGCCTTCGGCGAGAACCACCCGCGACCTGCCGGGCTCCACCGGAAGATCTACGCTGAGACCGAGTTCGAACCGGTGACCCTGGACGCCGACGACCTCGGCATCGACGAGAACACGGTCGGACTCGCCGCATCGCCAACGCAGGTCGGCGGGATGGACACAATCGAGGGAGTTGAACGCGAACGCGTGACGGTCGGGACAGTCGACGAACTCATTGACGAACTCGCGGGCACGGAGGTGCTGCCGTGA